The region TGGGCGCGCAGCCCCCGGGCCAGGGCGTCCGCGCGGCCGGTGAGATCGCCGTAGGTGCTCTGCTCGCCGTCGGCGATCACGGCCATGCGGTCCGGGTGGGTCCGCGCGGTGGCCCAGGGGTCCCAGAGATAAGGCTTCATGATTCCTCAGTGCTTGGCTGTCGACGAGGCGGGAGAGGGCTGCGCGAGCGCGGCGGCGAGTGCCTCGAGGTCGGGGAGGCTGACGACCAGTTCGACATCGACCTCGACGCCCAGGCTCTCCTCCAGACGGAGGCTCAGTTCGACCGCGGTGATGGAGTCGCCGCCGAGGGCGAAGAAATCGTCCTCGGGCACGACCGGCCTGCCGAACACCTCGCTCACGGCGGTCAGTACCTCGTCGATCGGCGTGTCGGACATGGCGCCTTCTCTGCTGGGGGGCGTGGGTCGGAATCGGGTACGGCGGGGAGGCGGACGGCCCTCACGGCTCCTGCCCGGTCATCCGGCGGGCACGGTGGCCGCCAGGCCGGCGAGCATGTCGTCCAGGACCGACCGTGCCAGCCGGCGGTCGGCCCGGTGCCCGTCGTAGAGGAGGTCGACGCACAGGCGGTCGCGGAACTCCGTGCACCGGAGGTGAAGTGCGAAGGTGTCATGAAAGGTGATCCTGTGCAGCGGGTAGGCGTCAGCCGTGATGCGCAGACCGCCGATGTCGTCCGCGACCGCGGAGTTCCCTTCGAACCGGCGCAGGTTGACGTAGATGTCGCGGCTGACGGGTGCGCCGCCGGTCTCCTCCGCCTCCCTGGTCAGCGCGGTGAGGTCCTCGGCGTCGAGCCTCTGGTGCCGGAGCCCGTTGAGCAGTTGATCACGCACCTGTGTCCGCACGGAGAAGGCGTCGGCGCCGGCGTCGCGCAGGATCAGCGGGCAGGAGCCGGCGAACATGCCCACCACGTCCATGTCTCGGGACGCACGCGAGTCCATCGAGGTCCACAGTCCCACTTCGGACATGCCGGTTCGAGTGGCCAGTGCGGTGACGAACAACCCGACCGCCGACTGCAGGACGGTGAAGCGGAACTCGGCGCACAGACCACGCAGCGCCGTGACCGTCGCGGCCGGCAGTTCCGCGCTCACCATGCCTCCTTCCGCGGTGTCGGCCTCGGCGGGGCCGGTCCGGGGCCAGGAAACGCGGGTCATGAAGGCCAGGCGTTCCCGCCAGTTCGCCTGCGCCTGCTCGCGCAGCCGCTCGCTCGTCCGCTCCCGCTGCCGGACCGCCGCGTCGGCGAACGAGGGGGCGGTGTCCGGCGGGGACCCGCCGTCGCGCAGGGTCTGGTAGTCGCGCCAGACCTCATGCCCGAAGAGGTGATGGGCCCGGCCGTCGAAGACGAGGTTCTGGAAGGTGGCCAGCAGCGCGTGGTGGTTCTCGTCGTAGCGCAGCAGCCTGATGACGAACGGCCGTTGTGTGCCGTACGACCACGGGGTGACGCAGTCGCGGGACAGCAGGACCGAGGCGTAGTGGGAGAACTGTGCGGGCGAGGCGGCCTTCACCTTCACCCGTCGGACGACTTCCTCCTCGGCCTCGATGCCCCGGGTCCACTGCAACGGGTGCGGGCCCGGCACCGGATCCATCTGGAGGTGCAGGGCGTCGTGCCGGACCACGAAGGCTCGTACGGCCGCGGCGAGGGCGTCCGTGTCGAGGCCGCCCAGGATCTCGAACGCGAGCTGAGTGTTCTTGTGGGACCAGCCGCTGGAGAGGGTCTTGGTGTGGAACCACTCCTGCTCGTAGGTCAGGGGGAACGGGGTACGCACCCGTGAGGCCGTCAGGCGAGGCACAGGTACTCCGTTCCGCTCTCCTTGAGGACGGCGGGGGAACCCGCCTCGACGATGCGTCCGTCGCGCATGACGACGACCTGGTCCGCCTCGTCCATCACCGTCAGGCGGTGGGCTATGACTACGACGGTGATTCCCGCGTCCAGCAGCCCCCGCATGATGGATTCCTCGAGAGCCGGGTCGAGGGCGCTGGTCGCCTCGTCCAGGATGACCAGTTCGGGCTTCTTCGCCAGCGCCCGGGCCAGCACGATCCGCTGGCGTTGTCCGCCCGACAGCCCGTGGCCGCCGGGGGCGACGAGGGTGTTGTACCCCATGGGCATGGCTTCGATCTCCTCGTGGATGTGCGCCAGCCCGACCGCCGTGATCAGATCCGACTTGCTGATGTCGTCGCCGCCGAAGAGGATGTTGTCCCGGATGGTGCCGCCGAAGAGGTGCGCGTTCTGGTTGACGTAGCCGATGCGCCGCCGGTAGGTGGGCCGGTCGAGTTCGGCCAGGTCGGTGCCGTCGACGGTCAGGGTGCCCCCGGTGGGTGTGTACAGTCCGGCCAGCAGCATGCCGAGGGTGGACTTCCCGGAGCCCGAACGGCCGATGACGGCCATGAACTGCCCTGGTTCGAGTTCGAAACTGACGCCGTCGAGGGTGGGCCGCGGAGCCCCCGGATAGCGGAAGCCGACCGCTTCGGCCTTGATCCGGCCAGGTCTGGCCACGCCGGTCCCGGCGAAGGCGCCCCGCGGTTCGGGGGCCGCTCGCAGGACGTCGTCGAGTTTGGCGAGGGTGGGCCGGACCGCGGCCAGCTGGGAGCCGGCGTCGAAGAGGCCTTCCAGCGGGATGAACAGGGCGATCGTCAGTGTCATGAAGCCCATGGCCTCGCCGAGCGAGTAGCGGTGGCTCAGGACCAGCCAGATCCCGGCGACCAGCACGATCAGGGGCGCGGCGAACTGCAGCGTGCGGCTGAGGGACGCGAACAGGGCGAGGTTGCGGCGGGCGCTCAGACGCTTGTTGACCTCATGGACCAAGGTGTGCGACCAGCGCTCCACCGCCCGGCCGTCCATGCCGGCGGCCTTGAGGGTGGTGATGCTCTCCAGCATCTCCACCAGTTCCTCCTGGGCCTTGGTCTGGCGTTCGAGGACTTCTTGGCTCAGTCCGGTCTGCCGGCGCCAGGTCAGCACGAGGATGGCGGTCTGCACGACGACCAGCACGGTGACGAGAAGCGACAGGAGCGGGTTCGCGACGGCAATGGCGATCAGATAGACGACGATGAGCAGGCTGTCGAAGAGGGCCGAGACCGCGGTGAGGCTCAGGACCTGGACGAGCACGTTGCTGGTGCGGACCCGTAGCGCGAGATCACCGGAGTTGCGCACGGTG is a window of Streptomyces mirabilis DNA encoding:
- a CDS encoding condensation domain-containing protein, yielding MPRLTASRVRTPFPLTYEQEWFHTKTLSSGWSHKNTQLAFEILGGLDTDALAAAVRAFVVRHDALHLQMDPVPGPHPLQWTRGIEAEEEVVRRVKVKAASPAQFSHYASVLLSRDCVTPWSYGTQRPFVIRLLRYDENHHALLATFQNLVFDGRAHHLFGHEVWRDYQTLRDGGSPPDTAPSFADAAVRQRERTSERLREQAQANWRERLAFMTRVSWPRTGPAEADTAEGGMVSAELPAATVTALRGLCAEFRFTVLQSAVGLFVTALATRTGMSEVGLWTSMDSRASRDMDVVGMFAGSCPLILRDAGADAFSVRTQVRDQLLNGLRHQRLDAEDLTALTREAEETGGAPVSRDIYVNLRRFEGNSAVADDIGGLRITADAYPLHRITFHDTFALHLRCTEFRDRLCVDLLYDGHRADRRLARSVLDDMLAGLAATVPAG
- a CDS encoding acyl carrier protein — its product is MSDTPIDEVLTAVSEVFGRPVVPEDDFFALGGDSITAVELSLRLEESLGVEVDVELVVSLPDLEALAAALAQPSPASSTAKH
- a CDS encoding peptidase domain-containing ABC transporter, with the translated sequence MTRPKGAAERITAVRERFRRRTRGARLQVCFQTQVSDCGPAALVTVLRHHGVDVSLDEIRARAGSGRNGASARTLLEIAREYGVKGRGVRAGTEALARLSPGSILFWNFNHFVVLEGAGKDHVDVVDPVHGRRRLTMATVAESFTGVALEFEQPLEAGSGRRRRGSELPGPWHRLGQFLPHGRELALILASSAGLMAFELALPLTAGFLVERVLGNRSTGGAWTACAILAGLVVLYFSLSVARSFLVTRRQAVIEKRLTLGIVGHMADLPYDFFTVRNSGDLALRVRTSNVLVQVLSLTAVSALFDSLLIVVYLIAIAVANPLLSLLVTVLVVVQTAILVLTWRRQTGLSQEVLERQTKAQEELVEMLESITTLKAAGMDGRAVERWSHTLVHEVNKRLSARRNLALFASLSRTLQFAAPLIVLVAGIWLVLSHRYSLGEAMGFMTLTIALFIPLEGLFDAGSQLAAVRPTLAKLDDVLRAAPEPRGAFAGTGVARPGRIKAEAVGFRYPGAPRPTLDGVSFELEPGQFMAVIGRSGSGKSTLGMLLAGLYTPTGGTLTVDGTDLAELDRPTYRRRIGYVNQNAHLFGGTIRDNILFGGDDISKSDLITAVGLAHIHEEIEAMPMGYNTLVAPGGHGLSGGQRQRIVLARALAKKPELVILDEATSALDPALEESIMRGLLDAGITVVVIAHRLTVMDEADQVVVMRDGRIVEAGSPAVLKESGTEYLCLA